A stretch of Melospiza georgiana isolate bMelGeo1 unplaced genomic scaffold, bMelGeo1.pri scaffold_29, whole genome shotgun sequence DNA encodes these proteins:
- the LOC131096408 gene encoding olfactory receptor 14J1-like yields the protein MSNSSSIRHFLLLALADTRQLQLLHFCLLLGISLAALLGNGLIISAVACGHHLHTPMFFFLLNLALSDLGSICTTVPKAMHNSLWDTRDISYTGCAAQLFFFLFFISAELFLLTIMCYDRYVSICKPLHYGTLLGSRACAHMAAAAWASAFLNALMHTANTFSLPLCHGNVLGQFFCEIPQILKLSCSHSNFKQLGLIAVSAFLGLGCFVFIVFSYVQIFRAVLRIPSEQGRHKAFSTCLPHLAVLSLFLSTLIFAHLKPPSMSFPSLDLALSVLYSVVPPALNPLIYSLRNQELKAEVWRLMSGCF from the coding sequence atgtccaacagcagctccatcaggcacttcctcctgctggcattggcagacacgcggcagctgcagctcctgcacttctgcctcttgctgggcatctccctggctgccctcctgggcaacggcctcatcatcagcgccgtagcctgcggccaccacctgcacacacccatgttcttcttcctgctcaacctggccctcagcgacctgggctccatctgcaccactgtccccaaagccatgcacaattccctctgggacaccagggacatctcctacactggatgtgctgctcagctctttttctttctgttcttcatctcagcagagcttttcctcctgaccatcatgtgctatgaccgctacgtgtccatctgcaaacccctgcactatgggaccctcctgggcagcagagcttgtgcccacatggcagcagctgcctgggccagtgcctttctcaatgctctcatgcacacagccaatacattttccctgcccctgtgccatggcaatgtcCTGGGCcaattcttctgtgaaatcccacagatcctcaagctctcctgctcacactccAACTTTAAACAACTGGGGCTCATTGCTGTTAGTGCATTTTTAGGACTTGgatgttttgtgttcattgttttctcctatgtgcagatcttcagggccgtgctgaggatcccctctgagcagggacggcacaaagccttttccacctgcctccctcacctggctgtgctctctCTGTTCCTCAGCACTCTAATCTTTGCTCActtgaagcccccctccatgtccttcccatccctggatctggccctgtcagttctgtactcagtggtgcctccagccctgaaccccctcatctacagcctgaggaaccaggagctcaaggctgaaGTGTGGAGACTGATGAGTGGATGCTTTTAG